A genomic stretch from Thauera sp. GDN1 includes:
- a CDS encoding ZIP family metal transporter, whose protein sequence is MVAKVAGLHFQPASPAGALRALSGWLIALTGLALLIAQLVRGVEGFDLPVSGAISGGAMAAAATALGAVPLLVVRRIGASVQGLLLGFGAGVMLAASVFSLLLPAFEAAQGHAGSASGAAMLVALGLLLGAGGLLAMDHALPHTHAPEGRRSANAVWLFVFAIAVHNIPEGLAIGVAAGIDGVAGDAVATGISLQNVPEGLIVAIALVTAGYGRWLAFGVAAVSGLMEPIAAIAGSMMVSVSATILPWGLAGAAGAMLFVVSHEIIPESHRRGHETLATGGLMAGFVLMMLMDALLG, encoded by the coding sequence ATGGTCGCCAAGGTAGCCGGCCTGCATTTCCAGCCCGCCAGCCCGGCCGGCGCCCTGCGTGCGCTCAGCGGCTGGCTGATCGCGCTCACCGGCCTCGCGCTGTTGATCGCCCAGCTCGTGCGCGGCGTCGAAGGCTTCGATCTGCCGGTGTCCGGCGCGATTTCGGGCGGCGCGATGGCGGCGGCGGCCACCGCGCTCGGCGCGGTGCCGCTGCTCGTGGTGCGCCGCATCGGCGCCAGCGTGCAGGGCCTGCTGCTCGGCTTCGGGGCCGGCGTGATGCTGGCCGCGAGCGTGTTCTCGCTGCTGCTGCCCGCCTTCGAGGCCGCGCAGGGGCACGCCGGCTCGGCCTCGGGCGCCGCCATGCTGGTCGCCCTCGGTCTGCTGCTCGGCGCCGGCGGCCTGCTGGCCATGGACCACGCCCTGCCCCACACCCACGCGCCGGAAGGGCGGCGCAGCGCCAATGCGGTGTGGCTGTTCGTGTTCGCGATCGCGGTGCACAACATCCCGGAGGGCCTCGCGATCGGCGTTGCCGCCGGTATCGACGGCGTTGCGGGCGATGCGGTCGCGACCGGGATCTCGCTGCAGAACGTTCCCGAAGGCCTGATCGTCGCGATCGCGCTGGTCACCGCCGGCTACGGCCGCTGGCTGGCCTTCGGCGTGGCCGCGGTGTCGGGTCTGATGGAACCGATCGCCGCCATCGCCGGCTCGATGATGGTCTCGGTGTCGGCGACGATCCTGCCCTGGGGCCTGGCGGGTGCCGCCGGCGCGATGCTGTTCGTGGTCAGTCACGAGATCATCCCCGAGTCGCACCGCCGCGGCCATGAAACCCTGGCCACCGGCGGCCTCATGGCCGGCTTCGTGCTGATGATGCTGATGGATGCGTTGCTGGGCTGA